Within Anopheles nili chromosome 3, idAnoNiliSN_F5_01, whole genome shotgun sequence, the genomic segment ATTAAACAGAGGTCGTCATCGATACTAGCGCAGCGATCGTTTGTTGAGGTACCCAATCCAGGTGccgtggggttgatttttatttgtctAGACAAAAGCGTTTACGACGCCAAAGAAAAGATGCATTCGATGACGAAAAGATTTGCGGTTTTCGATGACGAACTTCAGCGGAATCGGACGTGTGATTCTATTACAGCATCCACAGAAAACCAATAGGATATTTTATCTGCATTACGACATCCGTGTTACTTGCGTGAAAATTAACACGTGGCGTGAGAGTCATAGATTCGATGCATGAATTACTTAGAATTGTTAAAGCGGTTTCATGAATCGCCTCTTGCTTCGTTTGACATCGAACGCTAACTAATCGCGGATGCAAGCCTTGCGAGGCCTTTTATTTACCTCGATCTTGATTGTTTTATTCCCATCGTAGTAATATATGCAGGAAGGTGTCAATCTCGACGAAGCTTGGGAAATCACGCTCCCGTTGAGTCATTCGCAAACGATTAGATGGGTGGATAATTTTTCTTATCCCACTGATCTCTAGCTCGATCATTGGGAAATTTAATAGTTGATCGTACATGTACAATGAGAGCAAATTGCAAATCAATATACCTCAACCATATGACTTTGATTTCTTAAGAAACAAGTCGTAAAAACGCTATAATTCAAAGCGCTATATATCATCGTATATCTTAacattattttaattcaaCGGGTTACCGtcagccaaaacaaaaacgaaccccaCGATAAAAGGACGATgaaaaggcataaaaaaatcaGCCACATTTCCATAAACACATTCCAACCGAGTATTCACCCAGCAAATCGGTGCGATTATTTTGGTGGCGAAGAACGAATGTTTTACACCAGAAAGCAACTTTTGGTGGCAATTTGCGTCATTGGGACAGGTTTTTCGGGAAAGTGTGGCCGAAATAGTTGTCTCCCGGTGGACTCCAACGCGATCTTCATCTGCGTCATTTCTTGATCGAACCATCCATAATCTTGCTTCACTTCAACGGAACCATCGAAACGAACAATCGGAGAAGTAACTCCAGCATCTCGGGAACCATCAATTTCAATAGTGATATATCAGACGACAGCATCAGAGCGACTAAAAGGACGCATTTCTCGTATGGTGATATTAactttctacttttttttggAATTCACATCAGAAATGATTAATAAATTCAACTCCGATTACCATTTGGCCCGGGGCGATCATACGATCACTTTATGACTGAGCGAAAGTTCTCAAAAAAGGTGATCGTTCTGAGGCTAATCCTAGATATTTGAACCGGTTTTACCGAAATATTCCTGTTTACGCTATTGACGTAAATTACGTTCATTTTCGGTAGGTTCTTTTCCCGAATCCTTGATTTAGCTTCCCATGCGTTTCTTGACGTCATGCCCAACGATAGATTCGCTGCAAGGAAACCACTCTACCGTCAGTTCCATCGGGCATGCGAGGATCTTCCGTGCCGCGAAGATCGCGTCATAGCCTTTTTCGGTATTCGCCGCAGTCTAAAAGTAGATTGGCCCAAAAACAGCTCCAGCTGGTTTATTTTGGGCTTACCCGTGTGGGCTATTTCGGGCAGCGCTGGATACCGCCAAAGGACCCTAGAAATTCCAGTTACGTCACCAACCGGTGACGACAGACATCGATGACGTACGTGCCAACCCCCGTGATCTTGCCCTGGAGAGTTTATTgtgagagcgtgagagagagagagagagagaaagggcaGGTAGATAAGTAAAACGGAACGAGGGCACGACACACCGAAGCAAGTTTTACGCCCTATCGCGAAtttgtccctttttccgggcCTCGAGCACCATGATATAGGTACGAAAAGGCATCAATGACAGGGGAAGGCGACCTCTCCGGCAGTAGTGTGCGAGCAGCGCGGAAAATCGaccgtgtgagagagaaagattgGGTCCGCTTCTTTATCAGCGATATCAAGTCAAGTCGCAAATCGCTCCCCTATCTACTTCCTTTCGGTACGATTGGGCACATCTCGTATCTTCCTTATCAAACACCCCTTCTTGCGAGAATACGACGCTCTGATTCGCTATCTCGCTCGCCGATTCGGAAAGTTCCGGTCCTTCCCCACCATTCCACCGCCCCCTCCTcttcccctccctccccccacgCTTCCTCATCCCAAAAGGCGCGTGATGCTTGTTCTTAATCGCGTGCTCGCGAACCACGAGCCTCTCCATCCTCATGATGGCGATCGCGTTTAGTTGCCCGTCGACACCGATGCGGTTAGGATGCAGTAGCAGTGGCAGCACCATTCATCTTTTAAAATTGACATATTATGTCGTTGAACTACTGCCCCTCCGCGATAGATCTACTGCTTCAACAGCTcctacagcagcaacagcagcctgGGGCCTGCCCCGACCCTTTTTTGCCGCTGCAAACAGGTACTGTACGAGCCGCCTCGAGCGTTTTGATTTTGCTCCCTCCCCTGGGAGgcacgtgcgcgcgtgtgtgtgtgtgtaagtgggGGGTGGGTATTTCGTGGGTTTTCCGGTCCATCGTCGTTCGGGAAGGGATATGAATGTCGTGTCGTTTTGTTGTCAAAGCCAAACGCCACCACGTGCATCTCGAAAAGCCGGATCGTGATTCAGCAATCGGTGTTTGTCCGCCGTGGTTATGGTTTTTCAATCTCTTCTCGGTTTCCCGCGTTTTcagagcaacagcagcagttgctggcTGCATCGCCGGATCCGTACACCATTCTGTCGATGGACACACCGCCAACGGCAGCAACAGTGGCCAGTGTTGGAGATTCGCACCATTTTATGCTCGATCCCGACCGATCGTACGCCAGTGCGCGATCACCTTCGTCATCGTCCGCATCACCATCGTCTCCGGGATCGATCGCGTCACCTAGCAGCCGGGCCAGCACCAGCATGTCCCCGCAGTCCAGTGCCAGTGATCATTCGGCATCATACACGCTCCAAAACCTCACGCTGTCCGGTAACAGCAGCTCGATGCAGTATTCAGGCGTCGGCATCGGTTAtccgcagcaacagcagcaacaacaacatcaacaacaccagcagcaacagcaacagcaacttcATCAAATGTcacaacagcaccagcagcagcagcaacaacactaTTATGCTCCCCAGTTGCTGTGCCTCGAGCAGGATAACCTCCAAACGTCATACGTGTACACGGTGCCCGCGAATGATGGTGAGTTtcagtgtgtttgtgtgcatgtgtgtgcatcATGTGTGATCTCGTTCCGATCCGTGACATTCAAGTTCTTTCTCTCACCCGCAGCATTTGCAACCCCGAAAGCGGACTACAGTAAGCCACACCTGGTGATCCTGGAACAACCCGTCGACAAGTTTCGGTTCCGTTACCAATCCGAGATGCACGGTACACACGGTTCCCTCATGGGCATCCACACGGAGAAAGCCAAGAAGACGTTCCCGACGGTGGAGTTGCGTGGGTACGTCGGTGAGGCGAAGGTACGGTGCTCGCTGTACCAGGTCGATCCGCAACGGCGTGCTCCACATTCGCACCATCTCGTGATCAAGTCCGGTGAGCTGGATCTGATCGATCCGCACGATCTGGATGTGGGAGGACCGAGTGGAGAATCCTCGGCCAGTGGAGGTGGAGGATATGTGGCCACGTTCCAGGGCATGGGCATCATCCACACGGCAAAGAAGTTTATTGGCGAGGAGCTGTACAAGAAGCTGCGCAAGCATCGGTTGTGTGAGCTGAACCGGGAACCGACCGAGCGTGAGGAGCAGCAGATGCAGAAGGAAGCAGCCGTAATGGCACGCTCGATGAACCTGAACCAAGTGTGCCTGTGTTTCCAGGCGTACCGGGTTGAGCCGGCCACCGGTCGTTGGTTGCCACTATGCGAACCTGTCTACTCGAACGCCATCAACAACATGAGTGAGTTGAGGAATTGGCACCTGGCGGATCGGTCTCGAGTCTAATGGGGCGTGGATTTTGGCttggggttttatttcatttcacagAAAGCGCCCTCACCGGGGAACTGAAGATCTGCCGGCTCAGCACCGCCATCAGTGGTGTGGAAGGTGGTGAGGAGGTGTTTATGTTTGTGGAGAAGGTGTGCAAAAGTACGTCCGATTTGTGCACCGTATGCCTGTTTGGATGTGTGTCCTTAATGATTCTCTTTCCCCGAATACCGTTTCACAGACAACATCAAGATCCGGTTTTTCGAGCTGGACGAGTACGATCAGGAGGTGTGGCAAGATATGGCCGTGTTTTCGGAGGCGGATGTGCATCATCAGTACGCGATCGCGTTCAAGACGCCCCCGTACCGGAACAAGGACATCGTCGAGCCGGTCGAGGTGTACATGCAGCTGTACCGGCCAAGGGACCGCTGCCAGAGCGAACCGGTCACTTTTAAGTACAAACCGCGGCCAGGCATGCtggctgttggtggtggttccGGAAGTGGCTCCCGCAAGCGACTGCGCGTCAGTTCCGGTAACGTGTCCGGCGAAATTCCAACCGTCATCCCGAACGATCCCAACGGTCCAGGGAGTGCCGGTGGAGGAGGAacaggcggtggtggtggtggtggtgggtcaGGTATCAACGTTGGTGTCGGAATCGGTGTTGCAGGATCGAGTGCCAGGCTACCCCCGTTGCATCAACCCTTCCCGATGTTAGCCAGTCACGGAGGTTCGATTCCAGAGGAACATGAACCCTCCTCGACGACGGTAACGACAACGACCACGACGCCGCATCATCAGGATATTCTGGGAGCGTCGACGGCTAGTATCGCTCGGGCAAGCATCATACAGGAGATACTGAACATTCCGACCACGATCGCCACTGATGTGGCGTTCGATTCGAGTGACTTCCGCTGCGACTCGGAAGGTAGGCTCGTTTTCTGTTGGCGACGATGGATATAGCAACACTGACGCTTTTGCTTCTTGCCACAGAGTTCAACAAGCTCATCCAGGAGATCGGCAACCAGCAGGACCTCGTGAAGTTGGAAACGGACACGGGAACCGGTGACGAAGCCACGGTACAATCGACGGACAGTGCGCTGGCGCAGGCCATCGGTGAGTTCGTCGCATCCGGTGACGACGCCAAGCAGGGTGAGATGCTACGGAAACTGCTCATGTTGGTCAAGCTGTTCGCGAGGGACACGAACAGATCCCGGCAATTGCTCACCTCCCATTGGACCGCATCCAATCAGCAGCAGTTCAAGTAAGTTCTCGTTCCGGTGTATGTTCACCTGTCGTCcgatcatttgtttcatgctaATGCACTCGAGTTCGATCCTCGAAACAACGGGAACTGCGAATGCTGTGGCCTAATCTGGAGCATTTGCTCCTGTCGTTCTGCTCTCTATCTATTTCTATTCGTTCCATTCATCTTAATGTGCTCAGATTCGATCCTCAGCCTTGGAGTAGCCACTCCGAGGAGCACGGATGGTGATGAGCCCGTCGGCGGCTCGGTTCATATCCTGGGCgctggtttttcctcgctctctgtctctctcacttGAAGATTTattgtaaataaattatttgcttgtttgctacttttttatatttctaaAACGAATATCTATTACTTGTACGAATGAGAAATTGCACACTTCCGCGCCCACGTTTTTCGTGGTCAAGTGTACCAGAATTCCCTATGTCACAGCGGAACATGGCGGAAATTCCACGATGCTTTGAGCATTCCCGATATGTTGGGCATTTCCGTGGCGGCTGTGCCGATATGGCGGCTCCTTTCACATCTAATTGTGCGATCTGCTACGACTGGTTTTGGTGGGAAAGAACTGGATTTTCAAGGTTTCCGAAGagcttttgtgttttattggtACCACCGGTGGGAAAGTTATCCTGAACCCTTAGAACTGGCCCCTTGGTGCGCCCTCGGGACAGAGCTAATGATATACTGTTTTGATGATTGAAGGGCGGTATTTATGCGCTTGCCTCCGACGAGATCGAACTCGCGTTGCTGTAGCACCGGTCTCTGGGTCGTGTAATTAGTTGCtaattttccgttccgtttggttttttgttacaGTTGCCTACACGCCGCCATTCGACGCAACGATACAACGGTTGCTACCAAGTTGATCGAGTTGCTGGTTGAGTTGAAGCTGGCCGAGGAGCTGCTGGATCTACCGAATGATCGCAACGAAACAGCCCTCCACCTGGCGGTATCGATCAACAACGTTTCGATCGTAGAGGCGCTCTTAAGAGCGGGCGCTCAGCTGCACTACTGTGACTTTCGCGGAAACACGGCACTGCATCGAGCCGTGGTCGAGAACGTACCGGACATGGTACGGATCCTGCTGCGACACGATCACTCCACGTCCCGGCTTGATTGCACCAATGACGATGGACTGACGGCGTTGCAAGCGGCCGTTTACGCTCGGAATCTAAAGATCACCCGTATCCTGATTGAAGCAGGCGCCCCAGTACACGAGAAGGACCTCAAACACGGCAACAACATCCTGCACATCGCGGTAGACAATGTACGGTGATACGGAGggataggtttttttttcgattgtgAATGTTAACGTACGCCTTTCCTCACGTCAGGATTCGCTGGACATCGTAAACTACATACTCGAAAACGTGGCCCACGAAGTGGGACGCGAGCGGAACAACGCCGGCTACACCCCGTTGCAGCTGGCAAACGCCAAGAGTCAGACGGGACAGGGAAACAACAAGCTGATCGTGCGAGAACTCCTTCGCCACGATCCGGACGGGTTGCAGTACGCGCTGAAAGCGTCGGTAATTCGCGATTCAGCTGAGGACGGCGAGGATAACGAGGACGAGGAAGATGATgaggacgaagacgaagaGGAAGCGGAAGAGGGCGAAGCTCACAGGGACACGGTGATACGAGAACGGGGACCAGCGAACGGCGGATCCGTGCTGGATTCGATCGATCTCAGCTGCGATCGGGCTAACATTGCTCGTTTGCTGGAGGAACACGAACCGGAGAGCTCGGATTACCGTCAGCAGGAAACGCAGCAGGAACGTAACGGTTCTACGGTCTCTTCCGGTCCGAGCGAACGGTCGGAGAGTGCGCTTTTCGACGAAAAGTGCCTAGATG encodes:
- the LOC128723632 gene encoding nuclear factor NF-kappa-B p105 subunit-like; the encoded protein is MSTLLNLDSYRHELYEQQQQLLAASPDPYTILSMDTPPTAATVASVGDSHHFMLDPDRSYASARSPSSSSASPSSPGSIASPSSRASTSMSPQSSASDHSASYTLQNLTLSGNSSSMQYSGVGIGYPQQQQQQQHQQHQQQQQQQLHQMSQQHQQQQQQHYYAPQLLCLEQDNLQTSYVYTVPANDAFATPKADYSKPHLVILEQPVDKFRFRYQSEMHGTHGSLMGIHTEKAKKTFPTVELRGYVGEAKVRCSLYQVDPQRRAPHSHHLVIKSGELDLIDPHDLDVGGPSGESSASGGGGYVATFQGMGIIHTAKKFIGEELYKKLRKHRLCELNREPTEREEQQMQKEAAVMARSMNLNQVCLCFQAYRVEPATGRWLPLCEPVYSNAINNMKSALTGELKICRLSTAISGVEGGEEVFMFVEKVCKNNIKIRFFELDEYDQEVWQDMAVFSEADVHHQYAIAFKTPPYRNKDIVEPVEVYMQLYRPRDRCQSEPVTFKYKPRPGMLAVGGGSGSGSRKRLRVSSGNVSGEIPTVIPNDPNGPGSAGGGGTGGGGGGGGSGINVGVGIGVAGSSARLPPLHQPFPMLASHGGSIPEEHEPSSTTVTTTTTTPHHQDILGASTASIARASIIQEILNIPTTIATDVAFDSSDFRCDSEEFNKLIQEIGNQQDLVKLETDTGTGDEATVQSTDSALAQAIGEFVASGDDAKQGEMLRKLLMLVKLFARDTNRSRQLLTSHWTASNQQQFNCLHAAIRRNDTTVATKLIELLVELKLAEELLDLPNDRNETALHLAVSINNVSIVEALLRAGAQLHYCDFRGNTALHRAVVENVPDMVRILLRHDHSTSRLDCTNDDGLTALQAAVYARNLKITRILIEAGAPVHEKDLKHGNNILHIAVDNDSLDIVNYILENVAHEVGRERNNAGYTPLQLANAKSQTGQGNNKLIVRELLRHDPDGLQYALKASVIRDSAEDGEDNEDEEDDEDEDEEEAEEGEAHRDTVIRERGPANGGSVLDSIDLSCDRANIARLLEEHEPESSDYRQQETQQERNGSTVSSGPSERSESALFDEKCLDELCRLLNVDGTWRELGSLLDFHAFFSVWEQVTDPARMLFGYVEMQNIPIDRVIELLRLLELRECIRCIDEMICRRMK